Proteins from a genomic interval of Rhodothermus marinus:
- a CDS encoding RluA family pseudouridine synthase, giving the protein MLEVAELPVLYLDNHLLVINKPSGLRSQGDRSGAPTVLSLGKALIKERFNKPGNVYLGLVHRLDAPVSGVMVLARTSKAAARLMQQFRERTVEKVYLALVEGELEGSGTWEDFMAPARDHMRLVPEDHPFGKRAVLHWQALMTRNGLTLMRLVPETGRKHQIRVQLAFRGYPILGDRRYRARRWLAPGQMALHAWKLALTHPTRRERMQWTAPVPPFWDEAFRLRVDRLLAYLESAGPEGIR; this is encoded by the coding sequence ATGCTGGAGGTAGCGGAACTCCCTGTGCTGTACCTGGACAACCACCTGCTGGTCATCAACAAGCCCTCGGGATTGCGCAGTCAGGGCGATCGGAGCGGGGCGCCGACCGTGCTCTCGCTGGGCAAGGCGCTGATCAAGGAGCGCTTCAACAAGCCCGGGAACGTCTATCTGGGACTGGTCCACCGGCTGGATGCGCCGGTGTCGGGCGTGATGGTGCTGGCCCGTACGTCCAAGGCGGCCGCCCGGCTGATGCAGCAGTTTCGGGAACGCACGGTGGAAAAGGTGTACCTGGCGCTGGTGGAAGGCGAGCTGGAAGGCAGCGGCACCTGGGAGGATTTCATGGCGCCGGCCCGCGACCACATGCGCCTGGTGCCGGAAGACCATCCGTTCGGGAAACGAGCCGTTCTGCACTGGCAAGCGCTCATGACGCGCAACGGGCTGACGCTCATGCGCCTGGTGCCCGAAACCGGCCGCAAGCATCAGATCCGGGTGCAGCTGGCCTTCCGGGGCTATCCCATTCTTGGCGACCGGCGCTACCGGGCTCGGCGCTGGCTGGCGCCCGGACAGATGGCGCTGCACGCCTGGAAACTGGCACTCACGCATCCGACCCGCCGCGAGCGCATGCAGTGGACGGCGCCCGTGCCGCCGTTCTGGGATGAAGCCTTCCGGCTGCGCGTCGATCGACTGCTGGCCTATCTGGAATCCGCCGGTCCCGAGGGCATCCGGTAA
- a CDS encoding family 4C encapsulin nanocompartment shell protein — protein MTVLEYTPNDDEMLPFIHDSLRQLQEAGHEARYILVGRTAYRRLCKAIGRQFQRGAGRFETYQHIPIVVDPFRDEEVCVVPAPAVCAEEVHGYRMPSGPADSR, from the coding sequence ATGACGGTTCTGGAATATACGCCGAATGACGACGAAATGCTGCCGTTCATCCATGACAGCCTACGGCAACTTCAGGAAGCCGGGCACGAAGCCCGCTACATTCTGGTAGGCCGTACGGCCTATCGGCGGCTGTGCAAGGCGATCGGGCGGCAGTTTCAGCGCGGAGCCGGCCGCTTCGAGACCTATCAGCACATTCCCATCGTGGTCGATCCGTTCCGCGACGAAGAGGTCTGCGTCGTACCGGCCCCGGCCGTCTGCGCCGAGGAAGTGCACGGTTACCGGATGCCCTCGGGACCGGCGGATTCCAGATAG
- the hemF gene encoding oxygen-dependent coproporphyrinogen oxidase codes for MMDDHARVDRLRKEPRTDIPMAHRVQRFVEALQHHICKAIEDADGAAQFRRDPWNYREGGGGLTCVLENGAVFEKAGVNTSAIWGKLTERAARAIGVHPGPFFATGLSLVIHPRSPYVPSVHANFRYFALGEDLFHPEDQWFGGGADLTPYYPFLEDVQHFHRVWKEVCDRHPGVADYARFKAACDAYFYLPHRGEMRGVGGIFYDYLRDDPEGAFFFTREAGRAFLRSYLPIVERRKDIPYGERERHFQLLRRGRYVEFNLIYDRGTRFGLESNGRTESILMSLPPEARWQYDWRPVPGSPEEAALWFFQPRDWLALTEADVPQP; via the coding sequence ATGATGGATGATCACGCCCGTGTTGACCGGTTGCGCAAAGAGCCGCGCACCGATATTCCGATGGCGCATCGCGTGCAGCGCTTTGTCGAAGCACTGCAGCATCACATCTGCAAGGCCATAGAAGACGCCGACGGTGCCGCACAGTTTCGGCGAGATCCCTGGAATTATCGCGAAGGAGGCGGCGGACTGACCTGCGTGCTGGAAAACGGTGCTGTCTTTGAAAAGGCGGGCGTCAACACGTCGGCCATCTGGGGAAAACTCACAGAGCGAGCGGCCCGGGCCATCGGCGTGCATCCCGGCCCGTTTTTCGCCACGGGCCTTTCGCTGGTCATTCATCCCCGTTCGCCCTACGTCCCCAGTGTCCACGCCAACTTTCGCTACTTTGCGCTGGGTGAAGACCTGTTTCATCCGGAGGATCAGTGGTTCGGTGGTGGCGCCGACCTGACGCCCTACTATCCTTTTCTGGAAGACGTGCAGCACTTCCACCGCGTCTGGAAAGAGGTGTGTGATCGGCATCCGGGCGTGGCCGATTATGCGCGCTTCAAGGCGGCCTGCGACGCGTATTTCTACCTGCCCCACCGAGGCGAAATGCGCGGCGTAGGCGGCATTTTCTACGACTATCTGCGCGACGATCCTGAAGGCGCGTTTTTCTTCACCCGGGAGGCCGGCCGTGCCTTCCTGCGTTCATACCTGCCCATCGTCGAGCGCCGCAAGGACATCCCCTACGGCGAGCGCGAGCGGCACTTTCAGCTGTTGCGACGTGGCCGTTATGTGGAGTTCAATCTGATCTACGACCGGGGGACCCGCTTCGGACTGGAGTCGAACGGCCGCACCGAAAGCATCCTGATGAGTCTACCGCCCGAGGCGCGCTGGCAGTACGACTGGCGTCCGGTGCCCGGATCGCCCGAAGAGGCGGCGCTCTGGTTCTTCCAACCGCGCGACTGGCTGGCGCTGACCGAGGCCGACGTGCCGCAGCCGTAG
- a CDS encoding CDP-alcohol phosphatidyltransferase family protein: MTGTTEARRAWRTPEIEEPTNRYFIHPLSWALVQRLARWGVHPNTVSLVGLALGAGAAFAYYHYTSWQACVLGFLLMIGWHVMDGADGQLARLTGRTSEIGKVLDGLCDHGTFVLIYISLALATYPSAGWIAWVLAVLAGVSHIVQASTYEFQRQSYDYWVHDKQSARPVTPEAFRATLAEKRGLARWMGQLYLVYLRVQYGVGAADLELMRLLEEALEKFSYPQKARQMYRYVHRPLVRRWAIMSSNYRTLAIFIACLYGRPLAFFMFELVVLNLIFLLLVVQLRIRNRRFRLWLRRHLEGKPADAWLQR; encoded by the coding sequence ATGACAGGTACGACGGAAGCGCGGCGCGCCTGGCGTACGCCGGAGATTGAAGAGCCGACCAACCGGTATTTCATTCATCCGCTGAGCTGGGCGCTGGTGCAGCGGCTGGCGCGCTGGGGCGTGCATCCCAACACGGTCTCGCTGGTGGGGCTGGCCCTTGGAGCTGGTGCTGCGTTCGCCTATTACCACTACACCTCCTGGCAGGCCTGCGTGCTGGGCTTTCTGCTGATGATCGGCTGGCACGTCATGGACGGTGCCGACGGCCAGCTGGCCCGCCTCACCGGCCGCACTTCCGAGATCGGCAAGGTACTCGACGGCCTGTGCGACCACGGCACATTTGTGCTGATCTACATCAGCCTGGCGCTGGCGACCTATCCGTCGGCGGGCTGGATCGCCTGGGTGCTGGCCGTACTGGCCGGCGTTAGCCATATCGTGCAGGCCAGCACCTATGAGTTTCAGCGGCAATCCTACGACTACTGGGTTCACGACAAGCAGAGCGCGCGGCCGGTCACACCCGAAGCCTTTCGTGCGACGCTGGCCGAAAAACGCGGACTGGCTCGATGGATGGGCCAGCTTTACCTGGTCTACCTACGCGTGCAGTATGGCGTGGGCGCGGCTGATCTGGAGCTGATGCGGTTGCTGGAAGAGGCGCTTGAGAAATTTTCATATCCCCAGAAGGCGCGCCAGATGTACCGCTACGTGCACCGGCCGCTGGTGCGGCGCTGGGCGATTATGAGCTCGAACTACCGCACGCTGGCCATTTTTATCGCCTGCCTGTACGGCAGACCGCTGGCTTTTTTTATGTTTGAACTGGTGGTGCTCAACCTGATCTTTCTGCTGCTGGTCGTGCAACTGCGGATTCGGAACCGGCGCTTCCGATTGTGGTTGCGCCGCCATCTGGAAGGAAAGCCGGCAGATGCCTGGCTGCAACGGTAA
- a CDS encoding inositol-3-phosphate synthase, with protein sequence MSEAVSIAPPEGKLLVLTPGLGAVATTFIAGVEAVRQGRARPYGSLTQMQTIRLGRRSAGRNPLIKEFLPLAELDDLVFGAWDIFPDDAYEAAMRAQVLEERDLKPLEDFLRTIRPMPAAFDRQYVRRLDGPNVKKARTKKELAEMLREDIRRTLEETGASRAVMIWCGSTEVYTRPSDCHRSIEAFEAGLEANDPSITPSQLYAYAAIMEGVPYANGAPNLSADVPALEQLAEEKGVPIAGKDFKTGQTMLKTVVAPAFKMRMLGVRGWFSTNILGNRDGEVLDDIDSFRAKEVTKSGVLDTILQPDLYPELYGNLYHKVRINFYPPRGDAKESWDNIDIFGWMGYPMQIKINFLCRDSILAAPIVLDLALFLDLAARAGLKGIQEWLSFYFKSPHVQEGHVPEHDLFIQHIRLKNTLRVLGGESPITHLSEEFELYENLR encoded by the coding sequence ATGAGCGAAGCTGTTTCGATCGCGCCCCCGGAGGGCAAGTTGCTGGTGCTCACGCCGGGGCTGGGCGCCGTGGCGACCACGTTCATTGCGGGGGTCGAGGCGGTCCGGCAGGGACGGGCTCGACCCTATGGATCGCTGACGCAGATGCAGACGATCCGGCTGGGGCGTCGCTCGGCCGGACGCAACCCGCTGATCAAGGAGTTCCTGCCGCTGGCCGAACTCGACGACCTGGTCTTCGGCGCCTGGGACATCTTCCCGGACGATGCCTACGAGGCGGCCATGCGCGCCCAGGTCCTTGAAGAGCGCGACCTGAAGCCGCTCGAAGACTTCCTGCGCACGATCCGGCCCATGCCGGCCGCCTTCGACCGCCAGTACGTGCGGCGGCTCGACGGGCCCAACGTCAAAAAGGCCCGCACGAAGAAGGAGCTGGCCGAGATGCTCCGCGAGGACATCCGGCGCACGCTTGAGGAGACCGGCGCCAGCCGGGCCGTCATGATCTGGTGCGGCTCGACCGAGGTGTACACGCGCCCGTCGGACTGCCACCGCTCGATCGAAGCCTTCGAGGCGGGCCTGGAAGCCAACGATCCGTCGATCACGCCCTCGCAGCTCTATGCCTACGCGGCCATCATGGAGGGCGTACCCTACGCGAACGGCGCCCCGAACCTGTCGGCCGACGTGCCTGCTCTTGAGCAACTGGCTGAGGAGAAGGGTGTGCCCATTGCCGGCAAGGACTTCAAGACCGGCCAGACCATGCTCAAAACGGTGGTGGCGCCGGCCTTCAAGATGCGCATGCTGGGCGTGCGCGGCTGGTTCTCGACAAACATCCTGGGTAACCGCGACGGCGAGGTGCTCGACGACATCGACAGCTTCCGCGCCAAGGAGGTGACCAAGTCGGGCGTGCTCGACACGATCCTGCAGCCCGATCTCTACCCGGAACTCTACGGCAACCTCTACCACAAGGTGCGGATCAACTTCTACCCGCCGCGCGGTGATGCCAAGGAGAGCTGGGACAACATCGACATTTTCGGCTGGATGGGCTACCCGATGCAGATCAAGATCAACTTCCTGTGTCGGGACTCCATCCTGGCCGCGCCGATCGTGCTGGACCTGGCGCTGTTCCTGGACCTGGCCGCCCGGGCCGGGCTCAAGGGCATTCAGGAGTGGCTCTCGTTCTACTTCAAGAGCCCGCACGTGCAGGAAGGCCACGTACCCGAGCACGACCTGTTCATCCAGCACATCCGGCTGAAAAACACGCTGCGCGTGCTGGGCGGCGAGTCGCCCATCACGCACCTATCCGAAGAGTTTGAGCTGTACGAGAACCTGAGATGA
- a CDS encoding NTP transferase domain-containing protein, whose protein sequence is MIQNGAGPRTGIVLAAGLGSRLAGARPGFQLKPLTPVAGMPLILRTLRSVALAGCREVVIVVGYHGEEVQEAVRRHYHGPLRVHFAHNPHYELQNGLSVLAARPYVREAPFLLTMADHVLGDELMALVRTHRPPKDGATLLVDYRIDQIFDLDDATKVRVEDGWIVDIGKHLTDFNAIDTGVFVCTFALMDALEAVYREQGDASLSDGVRRLARARRMAALDIGDGFWQDVDTPEMLAYAERRLLEMARSES, encoded by the coding sequence ATGATTCAGAATGGAGCAGGACCCCGGACGGGCATCGTGCTGGCGGCCGGGTTGGGTTCGCGGCTGGCCGGTGCCCGCCCGGGGTTTCAATTGAAACCCCTGACCCCGGTGGCTGGCATGCCGCTGATCCTCCGCACGCTGCGAAGCGTAGCGCTGGCCGGCTGCCGGGAAGTGGTCATCGTCGTGGGCTACCACGGCGAGGAGGTGCAGGAGGCGGTCCGCCGCCACTACCACGGGCCGCTCCGGGTGCACTTCGCCCACAACCCGCACTACGAACTCCAGAACGGCCTGTCGGTGCTGGCCGCGCGGCCATACGTGCGTGAGGCCCCTTTTCTGCTCACCATGGCCGATCACGTGCTGGGGGACGAACTCATGGCGCTGGTGCGCACGCATCGGCCCCCGAAAGACGGCGCTACGCTACTGGTGGACTACCGCATCGACCAGATCTTCGACCTGGATGATGCCACCAAGGTGCGCGTTGAGGACGGCTGGATCGTGGACATCGGCAAGCATCTGACCGACTTCAACGCCATCGACACGGGTGTCTTCGTCTGCACCTTCGCCTTGATGGACGCGCTGGAGGCCGTCTATCGGGAGCAGGGCGATGCGTCGCTCTCCGACGGCGTACGCCGACTGGCCCGCGCCCGCCGCATGGCCGCGCTCGATATCGGCGACGGCTTCTGGCAGGACGTCGACACGCCCGAAATGCTCGCCTACGCCGAGCGCCGCCTGCTGGAAATGGCGCGATCCGAGTCCTGA
- the pckA gene encoding phosphoenolpyruvate carboxykinase (ATP) codes for MNTTMDLTSYGLHVPHVLRNPSPAVLYEEAVRYDARAAIVSSGALACTSGAKTGRSPADKRIVEHPESQENIWWGPINIPLDEHTFLINRERALDYLNTRERLYVIDGFAGWDPKYRIKVRVICERPYHALFMHNMLIRPTREELAQFGEPDYVIFNAGRFPANRYTSHMTSKTSVDLSFERGEMVILGTEYAGEMKKGVFTVMNYLMPLRGVLSMHCSANEGTDGDVTLFFGLSGTGKTTLSADPKRRLIGDDEHCWTDEGVFNIEGGCYAKVINLSPEGEPQIYNAIRFGTVLENVVYDPETREVDYADASITENTRASYPIEFIENAKIPCMGGHPRNIIFLAYDAFGVLPPVARLTPEQAMYHFISGYTAKVAGTEVGVTEPQATFSACFGAAFLVWHPFKYAEMLAERMRRHNTQAWLINTGLTGGPYGVGHRIKLAHTRAIIDAIHDGTLAEMPTVVDERFGFAIPTRCPGVPEEILQPRNTWSDPSAYDEMADRLARLFAQNFEKYRAGCSREVAEAGPRVVKV; via the coding sequence ATGAACACGACCATGGACCTGACCAGCTACGGATTACATGTACCGCACGTGTTGCGGAATCCTTCTCCGGCGGTGCTTTATGAGGAGGCGGTACGCTACGACGCCCGGGCGGCCATCGTCAGCAGCGGGGCACTGGCCTGCACCTCCGGCGCCAAGACGGGACGCAGCCCGGCCGACAAGCGCATCGTCGAACACCCGGAAAGCCAGGAAAACATCTGGTGGGGTCCGATCAACATCCCGCTGGACGAGCACACGTTCCTGATCAACCGCGAGCGGGCCCTCGACTACCTGAACACCCGGGAACGGCTCTACGTGATCGACGGCTTTGCCGGCTGGGATCCCAAGTACAGGATCAAGGTGCGGGTGATCTGCGAGCGCCCCTACCATGCCCTCTTCATGCACAACATGCTGATTCGCCCCACCCGCGAGGAGCTGGCCCAGTTTGGTGAGCCGGACTACGTGATCTTCAACGCGGGGCGCTTCCCGGCCAACCGCTACACCTCGCACATGACCTCGAAGACGAGCGTCGATCTCTCTTTCGAGCGGGGCGAGATGGTGATCCTCGGCACGGAGTACGCCGGGGAGATGAAAAAAGGCGTCTTTACCGTGATGAACTACCTGATGCCGCTGCGCGGTGTGCTCTCGATGCACTGCTCGGCCAACGAAGGAACGGACGGCGACGTGACGTTGTTTTTCGGGCTGTCGGGCACGGGCAAGACCACGCTTTCGGCCGATCCCAAGCGCCGCCTTATCGGCGACGACGAGCACTGCTGGACGGACGAAGGCGTCTTCAACATCGAGGGAGGCTGCTACGCCAAGGTGATCAACCTTTCGCCCGAAGGCGAGCCGCAGATCTACAACGCGATCCGGTTCGGGACCGTGCTCGAAAACGTCGTCTACGATCCGGAAACGCGCGAGGTGGACTACGCCGACGCCTCCATCACGGAGAACACCCGCGCCTCCTACCCCATCGAGTTCATCGAGAACGCCAAGATTCCCTGCATGGGCGGCCACCCGCGCAATATCATCTTTCTGGCCTACGATGCCTTCGGTGTACTGCCGCCGGTGGCCCGCCTGACGCCCGAACAGGCGATGTACCACTTCATCAGCGGCTACACGGCCAAAGTGGCCGGTACCGAGGTGGGCGTGACCGAGCCGCAGGCTACGTTCTCGGCCTGCTTCGGCGCCGCCTTTCTGGTGTGGCATCCGTTCAAATATGCCGAGATGCTGGCCGAGCGCATGCGGCGTCACAACACGCAGGCCTGGCTGATCAACACCGGGCTGACCGGCGGCCCCTACGGCGTCGGCCACCGCATCAAGCTGGCCCATACCCGGGCCATCATCGACGCCATCCACGACGGCACGCTGGCCGAGATGCCCACCGTGGTGGACGAACGCTTCGGCTTTGCCATCCCCACGCGCTGCCCGGGCGTGCCGGAGGAAATCCTGCAGCCACGTAACACCTGGAGTGATCCGTCGGCCTACGACGAGATGGCCGATCGACTGGCGCGGCTGTTCGCTCAGAACTTCGAGAAGTACCGCGCCGGTTGCTCCCGCGAAGTGGCCGAAGCCGGCCCGCGCGTGGTGAAGGTGTAG
- the hemH gene encoding ferrochelatase — protein sequence MTPRQFLKHYQYDERLVRGDYFPSAPLAVNPGETVGVVLLNLGGPERVEDVEPFLYNLFMDPAIIDIPLKGIARHWLCRLIARLRAKKVGKDYEMIGGGSPLNRLTREQAQALERLLNRRFGQPAGVHFRTYIAMRYWHPFSEEAAAQMQAEGVDKVVLLPLYPQYSKTTTGSSLLYWWTLEQVGEIPRWPTTYVYEYAAHPKYIQAISERIDEALQRFPKNVRSEVHLVFSAHGTPLIEMKERRDPYCCLIHSTVDRVMAYRKHDLPYHVSFQSKVGPGEWLTPSTPDKLAELAQQGVRAVLMVPVAFVTDHIETSFELDIEVREEAEQFGITHYEVMPALNCHPLFIEALAEVTVAQLRLPVPSATVGASGDGAPATTPYPIRPLDELPRYHPRVRKTRCHQCEHITEARCWIPSECEPAPENAESTAPPKPSVHSKRPAS from the coding sequence ATGACGCCCCGGCAGTTTCTGAAGCACTACCAGTACGATGAGCGGCTGGTCCGCGGAGATTATTTTCCATCGGCCCCGCTTGCAGTCAATCCCGGCGAAACGGTCGGAGTAGTATTGCTCAATCTGGGTGGCCCTGAGCGTGTGGAGGATGTGGAGCCCTTCCTCTACAACCTGTTCATGGACCCGGCCATCATCGACATCCCGCTGAAGGGCATTGCCCGTCACTGGCTCTGCCGCCTGATCGCCCGGCTGCGTGCAAAGAAGGTGGGCAAAGACTACGAGATGATCGGGGGCGGCTCGCCGCTGAACCGGCTGACGCGGGAGCAGGCGCAGGCGCTGGAACGGTTGCTGAACCGACGCTTCGGGCAGCCGGCGGGGGTGCATTTCCGCACCTACATTGCCATGCGCTACTGGCATCCGTTCAGCGAGGAGGCGGCCGCGCAGATGCAGGCCGAAGGGGTGGACAAGGTGGTGCTGCTTCCGCTCTATCCACAGTATTCCAAGACGACCACCGGCTCGTCGCTGCTCTACTGGTGGACGCTGGAGCAGGTGGGCGAAATTCCGCGCTGGCCTACGACCTACGTCTACGAGTACGCGGCGCATCCCAAGTACATTCAGGCGATCAGCGAGCGGATCGACGAGGCGCTGCAGCGCTTTCCGAAGAACGTGCGCTCCGAGGTGCATCTGGTCTTCAGTGCGCACGGCACGCCGCTCATTGAAATGAAGGAGCGGCGCGATCCCTACTGCTGCCTGATCCACTCCACAGTGGACCGGGTAATGGCCTACCGGAAGCACGACCTGCCCTACCACGTGTCGTTCCAGAGCAAGGTGGGGCCAGGTGAGTGGCTGACGCCGAGCACGCCCGACAAGCTGGCCGAGCTGGCGCAGCAGGGCGTGCGGGCCGTGCTGATGGTGCCGGTGGCGTTCGTGACCGACCATATTGAAACCTCCTTCGAACTGGACATCGAAGTGCGGGAAGAGGCCGAGCAGTTCGGCATTACCCATTACGAAGTGATGCCGGCACTGAACTGCCACCCGCTGTTCATCGAGGCGCTGGCCGAGGTGACCGTGGCGCAGCTCCGGCTGCCGGTGCCGTCCGCAACGGTCGGTGCGTCGGGAGACGGGGCGCCGGCGACGACGCCTTACCCGATTCGTCCGCTTGACGAACTGCCCCGCTACCATCCGCGCGTGCGTAAGACGCGTTGCCACCAGTGCGAGCACATCACCGAGGCGCGGTGCTGGATTCCCTCAGAGTGCGAGCCGGCGCCTGAGAACGCCGAAAGCACGGCACCGCCGAAGCCTTCCGTTCATTCCAAACGGCCTGCCTCGTAA
- the hemL gene encoding glutamate-1-semialdehyde 2,1-aminomutase: protein MQLSRSRALFERAQRVIPGGVNSPVRAFGSVGGTPPFIARAQGAYIEDVDGNRYIDYVGSWGPMLFGHADPDVVRAIQEAATRSPSFGAPTELEVRVAELICELVPSIEMVRLVNSGTEATMSAVRLARAYTGRPKIIKFEGHYHGHADFFLIAAGSGALTYGQPNSPGVTPGTAQDTLLARFNDLQHVEQLVEANAGEVAAIILEPVAGNMGCVPPEPGFLEGLRALCDRHGMLLIFDEVMTGFRVARGGAQERYGVLPDLTTLGKVIGGGLPVGAYGGRREIMEYVAPKGPVYQAGTLSGNPLAMAAGYAVLRKIADTPDLYERLERFGAALEEGIRENLKGLGLDLYFTRVGAMATLFFTSERVVDYETARRCDTRRFARYFHAMLEEGIYLPPSQFEAFFFSTAHGERELEQTLSAQRRALARAFADDGDDAA, encoded by the coding sequence ATGCAGCTGTCGCGAAGCCGGGCGCTTTTCGAACGGGCGCAACGCGTAATCCCGGGCGGCGTCAATTCGCCGGTCCGTGCCTTCGGCAGCGTGGGCGGCACCCCGCCGTTCATCGCACGGGCGCAGGGCGCTTACATTGAAGACGTCGACGGCAACCGCTACATCGACTACGTCGGATCTTGGGGGCCGATGCTCTTCGGGCACGCCGATCCCGACGTGGTGCGGGCCATCCAGGAAGCGGCCACGCGTTCCCCTTCGTTTGGAGCACCTACCGAACTGGAAGTGCGCGTGGCCGAGCTTATCTGTGAGCTGGTGCCGTCGATCGAAATGGTGCGGCTGGTCAACTCGGGCACCGAGGCGACCATGAGCGCCGTGCGTCTGGCCCGCGCTTACACCGGGCGTCCCAAGATCATCAAGTTCGAGGGACACTACCACGGGCACGCCGACTTTTTCCTGATTGCGGCCGGAAGTGGGGCGCTCACCTACGGCCAGCCCAACTCGCCGGGTGTGACGCCGGGTACGGCACAGGACACGCTGCTGGCCCGCTTCAACGACCTGCAGCACGTCGAACAGCTGGTGGAAGCCAACGCCGGTGAGGTGGCCGCCATCATTCTGGAGCCGGTGGCCGGCAACATGGGCTGCGTGCCGCCGGAGCCGGGCTTTCTGGAAGGATTGCGGGCGCTCTGCGACCGCCACGGCATGCTGCTCATCTTCGACGAGGTGATGACAGGCTTCCGTGTGGCGCGCGGTGGGGCACAGGAACGCTACGGCGTGCTGCCCGATCTGACCACCCTCGGCAAGGTGATCGGCGGCGGGCTTCCGGTGGGGGCCTACGGCGGACGGCGCGAGATCATGGAGTACGTCGCGCCGAAAGGGCCTGTCTATCAGGCCGGCACGCTCTCGGGCAATCCGCTGGCCATGGCGGCCGGCTATGCCGTGCTCCGGAAGATTGCCGACACGCCGGATCTGTACGAGCGCCTGGAGCGCTTCGGGGCTGCGCTGGAGGAGGGCATTCGTGAAAACCTGAAAGGACTGGGGTTGGACCTGTACTTCACGCGCGTGGGCGCCATGGCCACGCTGTTCTTCACATCGGAACGCGTCGTGGATTACGAAACGGCCCGCCGCTGCGACACCCGGCGCTTCGCCCGCTACTTCCACGCCATGCTGGAAGAGGGCATCTACCTGCCGCCGTCTCAGTTCGAGGCGTTCTTCTTCTCGACGGCCCACGGCGAGCGCGAGCTGGAACAGACGCTCAGCGCCCAGCGCCGGGCGCTTGCGCGCGCTTTCGCCGACGACGGCGACGACGCGGCGTAG